One Xiphophorus maculatus strain JP 163 A chromosome 10, X_maculatus-5.0-male, whole genome shotgun sequence genomic region harbors:
- the LOC102222149 gene encoding inward rectifier potassium channel 2-like encodes MGSVRASRYSTVSSEEDSMKLATTGVPNGKAKVHTRHQPQSRFVKKDGHCNVQFINVSEKGQRYLADIFTTCVDIRWRWMFIIFCLAFLLSWLFFGCIFWLVAIFHGDLESDTKKCISNVSSFTAAFLFSIETQTTIGYGYRYVTEECPVAVFMVVFQSIVGCIIDAFIIGAVMAKMAKPKKRNETLVFSHNATVAMRDTKLCLMWRVGNLRKSHLVEAHVRAQLLKSRMTAEGEYIPLDQMDIDVGFDSGVDRIFLVTPITIVHEINGDSPFYNMSKQDLENSDFEIVVILEGMVEATAMTTQCRSSYVANEILWGHRFEPVLFDEKNYYKVDYSRFHKTYEVLNTPLCSARDLAEKKYILSNTNSFCYENEMALDKKEDTDEGNGGSVGPDGTQMDSISETEHSQAMVPLEPRPLRRESEI; translated from the coding sequence ATGGGAAGTGTGCGAGCCAGCCGCTACAGCACCGTGTCATCAGAAGAGGACAGCATGAAGCTCGCCACCACGGGGGTACCAAACGGCAAGGCTAAGGTGCACACGAGGCACCAGCCGCAGAGCCGCTTTGTGAAGAAAGACGGTCACTGCAATGTGCAGTTCATCAACGTGAGCGAGAAAGGTCAGCGCTACTTGGCTGACATCTTCACTACATGCGTGGACATCCGCTGGAGGTGGATGTTCATCATCTTCTGCCTCGCCTTCCTCCTGTCGTGGCTGTTCTTCGGCTGCATCTTCTGGCTTGTGGCCATCTTTCATGGGGACTTGGAAAGTGATACTAAGAAGTGCATCTCCAACGTGAGCAGCTTCACTGCTGCCTTTCTCTTCTCTATCGAGACTCAGACTACCATTGGCTACGGCTACAGATACGTGACAGAGGAATGCCCCGTTGCGGTCTTCATGGTGGTTTTTCAAAGCATTGTTGGATGCATCATTGATGCCTTCATCATTGGTGCGGTCATGGCCAAAATGGCAAAACCCAAAAAGAGAAACGAAACGCTGGTGTTTAGTCATAACGCCACAGTGGCCATGAGGGACACCAAGCTTTGCCTGATGTGGCGCGTGGGCAACTTGAGGAAGAGCCACCTGGTTGAGGCACATGTTCGAGCTCAACTTCTCAAATCTAGAATGACAGCGGAGGGAGAGTACATCCCTCTTGACCAAATGGACATCGATGTGGGCTTCGACAGTGGAGTCGACCGCATTTTTCTGGTCACCCCGATCACTATTGTCCATGAGATCAATGGGGACAGCCCCTTTTATAACATGAGCAAGCAGGATCTGGAAAACTCAGACTTTGAAATTGTGGTGATCCTAGAGGGTATGGTGGAAGCCACAGCAATGACCACGCAATGCCGCAGTTCGTACGTCGCCAACGAGATCCTGTGGGGCCACCGCTTCGAGCCTGTTCTCTTTGACGAGAAGAACTACTACAAGGTGGACTACTCTCGCTTCCACAAGACATATGAGGTGCTAAACACTCCCCTATGCAGTGCCAGAGACCTGGCagagaaaaaatacatcttgtCCAACACCAATTCCTTCTGTTATGAAAATGAGATGGCACTAGACAAAAAGGAGGACACGGATGAGGGGAATGGGGGCAGTGTCGGTCCCGATGGCACCCAGATGGACAGCATCTCAGAAACTGAACACAGCCAAGCCATGGTGCCGCTGGAACCAAGGCCTCTGAGGCGAGAATCAGAAATATGA